The Pseudomonas azotoformans genome has a segment encoding these proteins:
- a CDS encoding ABC transporter permease — MKGAGFYLLARGGQALLVLWAAFSLSFVILYALPSDPVSIMLNQNGEQTTVNQQQVAALRAQYHLDEPLVVQYGIALWHAVQLDFGDSIQSGQPVSASLAEALPKTAALALVSLLVSLVLGVGLALVASLTRRRWLRDVLLGLPAVAVSLPTFWVGLLLLQWFSFGWHWFPAMGNQGLASLVLPTLTLAIPTSAVIAQVLARSLAATSRLPFVDALRAKGMSPLRVLLTHVLHNAVIPILSLSGVIVGSLLAGSVVTETVFSREGIGRLAQGAVSSQDIPVVQGVVVLAALIFITVNLLVDLLYPLLDPRIRGAAR; from the coding sequence ATGAAGGGCGCGGGGTTCTACCTGTTGGCCCGGGGCGGGCAGGCGCTGCTGGTGCTATGGGCTGCGTTCAGCCTGTCGTTCGTGATTTTGTACGCGCTGCCCAGTGACCCCGTGAGCATCATGCTCAATCAGAACGGCGAGCAGACCACGGTCAATCAGCAGCAAGTGGCAGCACTGCGCGCGCAGTATCACCTCGACGAGCCGCTGGTGGTGCAGTACGGCATCGCGCTGTGGCACGCGGTACAGCTGGATTTTGGTGACTCGATTCAGAGTGGCCAGCCGGTGTCGGCGTCGTTGGCCGAGGCGCTGCCGAAGACGGCGGCGTTAGCGCTGGTGTCATTGCTGGTGTCGTTGGTGTTGGGTGTGGGGCTGGCGCTGGTTGCCAGCCTGACGCGCCGGCGCTGGTTGCGGGATGTGTTGCTCGGGTTGCCGGCGGTAGCGGTGTCGCTGCCGACGTTCTGGGTGGGATTGTTGCTGTTGCAGTGGTTTTCCTTTGGCTGGCACTGGTTTCCGGCGATGGGTAATCAGGGCCTCGCTTCGTTGGTTCTGCCCACGCTGACACTGGCCATTCCCACCAGTGCCGTGATCGCCCAGGTGTTGGCGCGCTCGCTGGCTGCCACTTCACGCTTGCCCTTTGTGGACGCCCTGCGCGCGAAGGGTATGAGTCCATTGCGTGTGCTGTTGACCCATGTGCTGCACAACGCTGTGATTCCGATCCTCAGCCTGAGCGGGGTGATTGTCGGCTCGCTGCTGGCCGGTTCCGTGGTCACCGAAACCGTGTTCTCCCGCGAAGGTATCGGGCGCCTGGCCCAAGGCGCGGTCAGCAGCCAGGACATCCCGGTGGTGCAGGGTGTGGTGGTGTTGGCGGCGCTGATCTTTATCACCGTCAACTTGCTGGTGGACCTGCTGTACCCGCTGCTCGACCCACGTATTCGCGGAGCTGCACGATGA
- a CDS encoding ABC transporter substrate-binding protein produces the protein MKQLSVAMLALLLAACGGPSDQVTQAEAGKPQGGGTLRVALDGDPQCVDPQQAGNNTALNVGRQLVDSLTDQDPVTGEIVPWLAERWDVDADSRRFTFVLRQGVTFSDGAAVDAAAVKANLHAIVALGARSILGSTYLAGLKRIDTPDSHTVVVEFEQPNAQFLQATSTMTLGLLSPANLALPSGDRCQGQLVGSGPFVLKSFVHNQKVSLTRREDYAWGSSLAAHKGKAWLDGIEFLIIPESGVRLGSLASGQIEVNTSVAPQDEPSIEGQGLVLLTRANPGVVFNLALNESTPLFADIKVRQALSKAIDRAELQRIISRYQKPATALLASSTPLYRDLSSLLAYDPEGARKLLDEAGWQVGADGVRVKDGKRLSFRLDYWQQTPILELVQQQLKGVGIDFQLNKSTISQVTAIQASGDFSVRFLNLTRADPDVLRTVYYAQGYNINKREPSEVDRLLRESSETLDSAKRQVLIDQASERLLRDGHAIALVELATVLAHGKHVHGLHYEASSRLQFFDTWLKP, from the coding sequence ATGAAGCAGCTTTCAGTCGCGATGCTGGCGCTGTTGCTGGCGGCGTGCGGCGGGCCATCCGACCAGGTCACCCAGGCGGAAGCCGGCAAACCTCAGGGCGGAGGCACACTGCGCGTGGCGTTGGACGGCGACCCGCAATGTGTTGACCCGCAACAGGCGGGTAACAACACGGCGCTGAACGTGGGGCGGCAGTTGGTGGACTCCTTGACCGACCAGGACCCGGTCACGGGTGAAATCGTACCGTGGCTGGCCGAACGCTGGGACGTGGATGCAGACTCGCGGCGCTTCACTTTTGTGTTGCGTCAGGGCGTGACGTTCAGTGACGGCGCGGCGGTGGATGCGGCGGCGGTCAAGGCCAACCTGCACGCCATTGTGGCGTTGGGCGCGCGGTCGATACTGGGCTCGACCTACCTGGCCGGGCTCAAGCGCATCGACACGCCGGACAGCCACACCGTGGTCGTCGAGTTCGAACAACCCAATGCGCAATTCCTGCAAGCCACTTCGACCATGACCTTGGGGCTGTTGTCGCCGGCGAACCTGGCGCTGCCTTCCGGCGACCGCTGCCAGGGCCAATTGGTCGGCTCGGGGCCATTTGTGCTCAAGTCGTTTGTGCATAATCAGAAGGTCTCGCTGACCCGTCGTGAAGACTACGCCTGGGGTTCGTCCCTGGCGGCCCATAAGGGCAAGGCGTGGCTGGACGGCATCGAATTCCTGATCATTCCCGAATCCGGCGTGCGCCTGGGCAGTCTGGCGTCCGGGCAAATCGAGGTGAACACCAGCGTGGCGCCGCAGGATGAACCGAGCATCGAAGGCCAGGGCCTGGTGCTGCTGACCCGTGCCAATCCGGGGGTGGTCTTCAACTTGGCGCTGAATGAGTCGACACCGTTGTTCGCCGATATCAAGGTGCGCCAGGCGCTAAGCAAGGCAATTGATCGAGCCGAGTTGCAGCGCATCATTTCGCGCTACCAGAAACCCGCCACCGCGTTACTGGCCAGCAGCACGCCGCTGTACCGCGATCTCTCCAGCCTGCTGGCCTACGACCCCGAAGGTGCACGCAAACTGTTGGATGAAGCGGGCTGGCAGGTGGGCGCCGATGGGGTGCGGGTCAAGGACGGCAAGCGCTTGTCGTTTCGCCTGGATTACTGGCAGCAGACGCCGATCCTGGAACTCGTGCAGCAGCAGTTGAAGGGCGTGGGCATCGACTTCCAGCTGAATAAATCCACCATCAGCCAGGTCACGGCAATCCAGGCCAGTGGGGATTTCAGCGTGCGTTTCCTCAACCTCACGCGCGCCGATCCGGACGTACTGCGAACTGTGTATTACGCGCAGGGCTACAACATCAACAAGCGTGAACCCAGCGAAGTCGACCGCCTGTTGCGCGAGTCCTCCGAAACCCTCGACAGCGCGAAGCGCCAGGTGTTGATCGACCAGGCCAGTGAGCGGTTGCTGCGCGACGGTCACGCGATCGCGCTGGTGGAACTGGCCACCGTCCTGGCCCATGGCAAGCACGTGCACGGCCTGCATTACGAAGCGTCATCGCGGCTGCAATTCTTCGACACCTGGTTGAAGCCATGA
- a CDS encoding LLM class flavin-dependent oxidoreductase, with protein MSQPDRQILLGAFIPSAGIMGSAWRHPSAASDSFRDFEHYRWIAEKLEAARFHALFFNDTVNVDLDPLALARGPNSVRWDPLVLLPALALATRRIGLIATASTTYNEPYNIARKFANIDHLSGGRVGWNLVTSLGGGENFNRDDHIRHADRYERAEEFYDVVTGLWDSWADDAFIQDKASGQWLDTDKLQVLNHHGKYFQVQGPLNAARPVQGYPVIAQAGSSDAGRRLAARAGELIFTAQHTVEQGQAFYQEIKRTAAGLGRNPEHLKVLPGVSTVIGRTQAEAQAKYDQLQELQDPKAFLSSISRFTSLGFDLSELPFDSLVPLPPEQFDTNTHKSRQKLVFDLIRRERPTVRELFNKLTAGGHRILIGTPQSVADDFQEWFERGAADGFNVMFSGLHQGITDFADGVVPELQRRGLFRREYQGQTLRENLGLPYITNRHQGARS; from the coding sequence ATGAGCCAACCAGACCGACAAATCCTGCTCGGCGCCTTCATCCCCAGTGCCGGCATCATGGGTTCCGCCTGGCGCCACCCGAGTGCCGCCAGCGACTCGTTCCGCGACTTCGAGCACTACCGCTGGATCGCCGAGAAACTGGAGGCCGCGCGTTTTCATGCGCTGTTCTTCAATGACACGGTGAACGTCGACCTCGACCCGCTCGCCCTGGCGCGCGGCCCCAACAGTGTGCGCTGGGACCCCTTGGTGCTGCTGCCGGCGCTGGCGTTGGCGACGCGCCGTATCGGCTTGATCGCCACCGCGAGCACCACTTACAACGAGCCGTACAACATTGCGCGCAAGTTCGCCAATATCGACCACCTCAGCGGTGGCCGGGTGGGCTGGAACCTGGTGACTTCCCTGGGCGGCGGCGAGAATTTCAACCGCGACGACCACATCAGGCATGCCGACCGTTATGAGCGTGCCGAAGAGTTCTACGACGTGGTTACCGGCCTGTGGGACAGCTGGGCCGACGACGCGTTTATCCAGGACAAAGCCTCCGGGCAGTGGCTGGATACCGACAAGTTGCAGGTGCTCAACCACCACGGCAAATACTTCCAGGTGCAAGGCCCGCTCAATGCTGCGCGTCCGGTGCAGGGTTATCCGGTGATTGCCCAGGCCGGCTCGTCCGATGCCGGCAGGCGTCTGGCAGCGCGGGCCGGGGAGTTGATCTTCACCGCTCAACACACGGTGGAGCAGGGTCAGGCGTTCTACCAGGAGATCAAGCGAACCGCCGCCGGTTTGGGGCGTAACCCCGAGCACCTGAAAGTGCTGCCGGGGGTGTCCACCGTGATTGGTCGCACCCAGGCCGAAGCCCAGGCCAAGTACGACCAATTGCAGGAGCTGCAAGACCCTAAAGCCTTCCTCAGTTCCATTTCGCGCTTCACCAGCCTGGGTTTCGATCTGTCGGAGTTGCCATTCGATTCATTGGTGCCGTTGCCACCGGAACAGTTCGACACCAACACCCATAAAAGCCGGCAGAAACTGGTGTTCGACCTGATCCGCCGCGAACGCCCGACCGTGCGTGAGCTGTTCAACAAGCTCACGGCCGGTGGGCATCGCATCCTCATCGGCACGCCGCAAAGCGTGGCGGATGACTTCCAGGAGTGGTTCGAACGCGGTGCCGCCGATGGCTTTAACGTGATGTTCTCCGGTTTGCATCAAGGCATCACCGACTTTGCCGACGGCGTGGTGCCGGAGTTGCAGCGCCGGGGCTTGTTCCGCCGTGAATACCAGGGCCAGACGCTGCGCGAAAATCTCGGCTTGCCGTACATCACCAACCGTCATCAAGGGGCGCGTTCATGA
- a CDS encoding TonB-dependent receptor plug domain-containing protein: MKSIAYRSTLQLAPLMLASFTLLPAYAAATDDTLDTVIVTGSRGSEARTVTSSPSPIDVISAQQLEKTGSSSLRTALQKTLPSFSQRPSGTSNDSIARPYSLRGLNGSNVLVLVNGKRRHNSAVINLDSTAAYGTNPVDLDMIPVSAIDHIEVLRDGASAQYGSDAIAGVINIILKQNDNGGSVSTSYGEYTKGDGGTIRQTLNNGFALPNDGFFNLSLDAKSQQTAVRARDATGAFYYRQPDGSADPREANDKDVQKNGLPKIKAINVAYNAELPLDDVTLYSFSTLSNRDARGGQNYRRPNSTNIIASIYPDGTAPFYTLRETDYQVAAGGKGKVAEWNWDLSSTFGRDKGVAGADETLNASLGPSSPTHFTTYTNYFDQWTNNLDLTRAFEVGLSKPLQVSAGLEHRHERYKTESGNPLSYINGGYVYPSGPLAGQPGAVGAQGAITLTPEDEGQASRNSYASYVDVGLNPTEKFYVGVAGRFEHYDDSSGNTSSGKLSLRYDFTPEFALRGTLSNGFRAPSLSQSVYAQTANQYTTVNGVAQFVEAKSVRVDSSLAQALGAEDLKPEKSRNISIGFAYKPVPEANITLDAYQIEISDRIAQTGFLFGSGVDQILQANGYRPGYRVKYFTNAADTTTRGIDLVTDYRVDYGALGTVKYGVAANYNKTTIDSIKSTPAALTAVGSSLVLFDRVAQGYLTVANPKTKLILSANWKVDDFDINASVNRYDKVIARDTNPAYDVTYGAKWLTDLEVAYNFTKALNLAVGANNILNVKADNNAFPQGDINGFPKFGSISPFDPYGAFWYTRATYTF, translated from the coding sequence ATGAAATCCATTGCCTACCGTTCTACGTTGCAACTCGCCCCACTGATGCTGGCCAGCTTCACCCTGTTGCCTGCCTATGCCGCCGCCACTGATGACACGCTCGACACGGTGATCGTCACGGGCTCCCGGGGCAGTGAGGCGCGCACCGTCACCAGCAGCCCGTCGCCGATTGATGTGATCAGCGCCCAGCAATTGGAAAAAACCGGCTCCAGCAGCCTGCGCACCGCCTTGCAGAAAACCCTGCCATCGTTTTCCCAGCGTCCCTCTGGCACGTCCAACGACAGCATCGCGCGGCCCTACAGCCTGCGCGGGCTCAACGGTTCCAATGTGCTGGTACTGGTGAATGGCAAGCGCCGTCACAACAGCGCGGTGATCAACCTCGACTCGACGGCGGCCTACGGCACCAACCCGGTGGACCTGGACATGATCCCGGTCAGCGCCATCGACCATATTGAAGTGCTGCGCGATGGCGCCTCGGCGCAATACGGCTCGGATGCGATTGCCGGGGTGATCAATATCATCCTCAAGCAGAACGACAATGGCGGTTCGGTCAGCACCTCCTACGGCGAGTACACCAAGGGTGATGGCGGCACTATTCGCCAGACCCTCAACAATGGTTTTGCGCTGCCCAACGACGGCTTTTTCAACCTGTCCCTGGACGCCAAGTCCCAGCAGACCGCCGTGCGCGCGCGGGATGCGACCGGCGCGTTCTACTATCGCCAGCCCGACGGCTCCGCCGATCCGCGGGAGGCCAACGACAAAGATGTGCAGAAAAACGGCCTGCCGAAAATCAAGGCGATCAACGTCGCCTACAACGCCGAATTGCCGCTGGACGATGTGACCCTGTATTCGTTCTCCACCCTCAGCAACCGTGATGCGCGGGGCGGGCAGAACTACCGGCGGCCCAACTCGACCAACATCATTGCGTCGATCTACCCCGACGGCACCGCGCCGTTCTACACCCTGCGCGAGACCGACTACCAAGTCGCCGCCGGGGGCAAAGGCAAAGTCGCCGAGTGGAACTGGGACCTCAGTTCGACGTTTGGTCGTGACAAAGGGGTGGCCGGCGCGGATGAGACCCTCAACGCTTCCCTCGGCCCGTCGAGCCCCACGCACTTCACCACCTACACTAACTACTTCGACCAGTGGACCAACAACCTCGACCTGACCCGCGCCTTTGAAGTCGGCTTGAGCAAGCCATTGCAGGTGTCGGCAGGCCTTGAACACCGGCATGAGCGCTACAAGACCGAGTCCGGCAACCCTCTGTCATACATCAATGGCGGTTACGTTTACCCGAGCGGCCCACTGGCGGGGCAACCCGGCGCGGTAGGTGCCCAGGGCGCGATCACCCTGACCCCGGAAGACGAAGGCCAGGCCAGCCGCAACAGCTACGCCAGCTATGTGGACGTAGGCCTCAACCCCACCGAAAAATTCTACGTGGGCGTGGCTGGACGGTTCGAGCATTACGATGACAGCTCGGGCAACACCAGCAGCGGCAAGCTCTCGCTGCGTTATGACTTCACCCCGGAATTCGCCCTGCGCGGCACGCTCAGCAACGGCTTCCGGGCACCGTCGCTGTCGCAGTCGGTGTATGCGCAGACCGCCAACCAATACACCACCGTCAATGGTGTCGCGCAATTCGTCGAAGCCAAGTCGGTGCGCGTCGATTCGTCGCTGGCCCAGGCCCTTGGCGCAGAAGACCTGAAGCCAGAGAAGTCGCGCAACATCAGTATCGGCTTTGCGTACAAGCCTGTGCCGGAAGCCAACATCACCCTGGACGCCTACCAGATCGAGATCAGCGACCGCATCGCCCAGACTGGCTTTCTGTTCGGCAGCGGCGTCGACCAGATCTTGCAGGCCAACGGTTACCGTCCCGGCTACCGGGTGAAGTACTTCACCAACGCCGCCGACACCACCACCCGCGGCATCGACCTGGTCACCGACTACCGCGTCGACTACGGCGCCCTGGGTACGGTCAAATATGGTGTGGCAGCCAACTACAACAAAACCACGATCGACAGCATCAAATCGACGCCGGCCGCCCTCACTGCCGTGGGCAGCAGCCTGGTGCTGTTCGACCGCGTGGCCCAGGGTTACCTGACCGTGGCCAACCCCAAGACCAAGCTGATCCTCAGTGCCAACTGGAAGGTCGACGATTTCGACATCAACGCCTCCGTCAATCGCTACGACAAGGTCATCGCCCGCGACACCAACCCCGCGTATGACGTGACCTACGGCGCCAAATGGCTGACCGACCTGGAAGTGGCCTACAACTTCACCAAAGCGCTGAACCTGGCGGTGGGCGCCAACAACATCCTCAACGTCAAGGCCGACAACAACGCCTTCCCCCAAGGCGATATCAACGGCTTTCCGAAATTCGGCAGCATTTCGCCGTTCGATCCCTACGGTGCGTTCTGGTACACCCGCGCCACCTACACTTTCTGA
- a CDS encoding ABC transporter substrate-binding protein, whose product MHSLSRRQLLRASGVLAAGALLGRQAEAVEPLRVWRYKGTAASFLADAGQADTPYPVEWVDVSGGNLVLEALRSGHLDYAFMSEIPPIFASIAQVPIALVAVYQGDQNDTRLVVKKDSGIRTVQDLKGKTISYVRATNTHYFVLNLLHQNGLSLADVTAVPLPMQDALTAFRNGHVDAIATGGISALQATSQMDGELLADVSRYYSGNYVIATTQQVLANPRRRSQVGDFLRREQATWAWVNAHPERWARAQ is encoded by the coding sequence ATGCATTCCCTCTCTCGTCGGCAATTGCTGCGGGCCAGCGGCGTTCTTGCGGCCGGTGCCCTGCTGGGGCGTCAGGCCGAGGCTGTCGAACCGCTGCGTGTGTGGCGCTACAAAGGCACGGCGGCCTCGTTTCTCGCCGACGCCGGTCAGGCGGACACGCCATACCCGGTGGAATGGGTGGATGTCAGCGGCGGCAACCTGGTGCTGGAAGCGTTGCGCAGTGGTCACTTGGACTATGCATTCATGAGCGAGATCCCACCGATTTTCGCCTCGATTGCCCAGGTGCCGATTGCGCTGGTGGCGGTCTACCAGGGCGACCAGAACGACACCCGCCTGGTGGTGAAAAAGGACAGTGGCATTCGTACAGTCCAGGACCTCAAAGGCAAGACCATCAGCTACGTGCGGGCTACCAACACGCACTATTTCGTGTTGAACCTGCTGCATCAGAACGGCCTGTCCCTGGCCGACGTGACGGCGGTGCCGCTGCCCATGCAGGACGCGCTCACCGCGTTTCGCAATGGTCATGTGGATGCCATCGCCACGGGCGGCATCAGCGCGTTGCAGGCCACCAGCCAAATGGATGGCGAGCTGCTGGCGGACGTCAGCCGCTACTACTCCGGCAACTACGTGATTGCGACCACGCAACAGGTGTTGGCCAACCCTCGACGCCGCAGCCAGGTAGGCGATTTCTTGCGGCGTGAGCAAGCCACCTGGGCCTGGGTCAACGCCCATCCCGAACGCTGGGCCCGAGCGCAGTGA
- a CDS encoding class II aldolase/adducin family protein: protein MSHAELFPQTIYTLPYDNNRLALRAVPRHDDPLQERLHRKQRLAAAYRLFGRLGFEVGVAGHFTARDPVHPEHYWINPLGVPFSQITVSHLLRVDSQGQVVEGQGLLNTSALELHHDLQQARPEVVGIAHFHGFHGRVWSSLGRLFDPITAESGAFQGDQVIFQRHALRTASGALEQDRDIVSQAFVETFGQHNLLVWQNHGLWVTGETVESAAWRFILAEDTARVHLLAHSAGTPLIPAPDAWEEGLDKARHEFFAWLNFLPLWDQIRTEEPDLFN from the coding sequence ATGAGCCACGCAGAGCTATTCCCGCAAACCATCTACACCTTGCCCTACGACAACAACCGCCTGGCCCTGCGCGCCGTGCCCAGGCACGACGATCCCCTGCAGGAGCGCCTGCACCGCAAACAACGCCTCGCCGCGGCCTATCGTCTGTTCGGGCGCCTGGGTTTCGAAGTGGGTGTAGCGGGCCACTTCACCGCCCGTGACCCGGTGCACCCGGAGCATTACTGGATCAACCCTTTGGGCGTGCCGTTCTCGCAAATCACGGTCTCCCACTTGCTGCGGGTCGATAGCCAAGGCCAAGTGGTGGAGGGCCAAGGACTGCTGAACACCAGCGCCCTGGAATTGCACCACGACCTGCAGCAGGCGCGCCCGGAGGTGGTGGGCATCGCTCATTTCCACGGTTTTCATGGCCGGGTCTGGTCGTCGTTGGGCCGCCTGTTCGACCCGATCACCGCCGAGTCCGGCGCGTTTCAGGGCGACCAGGTGATCTTCCAGCGCCACGCCTTGCGCACCGCCAGCGGGGCGCTGGAGCAGGATCGCGACATCGTCAGCCAGGCCTTTGTCGAGACCTTCGGTCAACACAACCTGCTGGTGTGGCAGAACCACGGCCTGTGGGTCACCGGTGAGACCGTGGAAAGCGCCGCGTGGCGTTTTATCCTCGCCGAAGATACCGCCCGTGTGCACCTGCTGGCGCATTCGGCCGGGACGCCGCTGATTCCTGCGCCGGATGCCTGGGAGGAGGGGCTCGACAAGGCGCGGCACGAGTTTTTCGCCTGGCTCAACTTCTTGCCGTTGTGGGATCAGATCCGCACCGAAGAACCCGACCTGTTCAACTGA
- a CDS encoding LLM class flavin-dependent oxidoreductase, producing the protein MPTSPRQLKFGAILTGVGTAQNEWLHPQIPGDASVDIDWYRAQAQQAEAAKFDLVFIVDSPYITPDSAPHFLNRLEPLTLLSAIAGATSKIGLVATLTTSYTEPFNVARQFASLDHISGGRAGWNVVTTGLEGAAGNFGREQHIDHTERYRRAAEHLDVVQGLWDSYEDDAFVRDKQAKVFLDPQRQHRLDHHGEFFSVTGPLNIARSAQGQPVIFQAGISESGRSLAANYAEGIFAGVGNFEDAQAYYSDIKKRTAAAGRNPDHVTILPGISPIIADTDEQAQAIDRERNGELDLGKALVQLGRPFNYHDFSQYPLDEPFPELGDLGSNGYRGHAENIKQVAREQGLTLRQAALRFAKPFSSFVGSPKTVADEIERWFVEGAVDGFNIHVGAPEDFARFTDQVLPLLRERGLFRSEYSHSTLRGHLGLPVPVNRYAVGRVA; encoded by the coding sequence ATGCCCACCTCACCTCGACAACTCAAATTCGGCGCCATTCTCACCGGCGTCGGCACCGCACAAAACGAATGGCTGCACCCGCAAATCCCCGGCGATGCCAGTGTGGATATCGACTGGTATCGCGCCCAGGCACAGCAGGCCGAAGCGGCCAAGTTCGACCTGGTGTTCATCGTCGACAGCCCCTACATCACGCCGGATTCCGCGCCGCACTTCCTCAACCGCCTGGAGCCCTTGACGCTGCTCTCGGCCATCGCCGGGGCGACCTCGAAAATCGGCCTGGTGGCGACGCTCACGACCTCCTATACCGAACCCTTCAACGTGGCGCGGCAGTTCGCGTCCCTGGACCACATCAGCGGCGGTCGCGCCGGTTGGAACGTGGTCACCACCGGCTTGGAAGGCGCGGCGGGAAACTTTGGCCGTGAGCAACACATCGACCACACCGAGCGCTATCGCCGCGCGGCCGAACACCTGGACGTGGTGCAGGGGCTGTGGGATTCCTATGAAGACGACGCCTTTGTGCGCGACAAGCAAGCCAAAGTGTTCCTCGACCCGCAACGCCAACACCGCCTCGATCACCACGGCGAGTTTTTCTCGGTCACCGGGCCACTCAATATTGCCCGTTCGGCCCAGGGTCAACCGGTGATTTTCCAGGCGGGTATCTCCGAATCCGGGCGCAGCCTGGCGGCGAATTATGCTGAAGGGATTTTCGCCGGTGTGGGCAATTTCGAAGATGCCCAGGCGTACTACAGCGACATCAAAAAACGCACCGCCGCCGCTGGGCGTAACCCTGACCACGTCACCATCCTGCCGGGTATTTCACCGATCATTGCGGATACCGATGAACAGGCCCAGGCCATTGATCGTGAACGCAATGGCGAGCTGGATCTTGGCAAGGCGCTGGTGCAGTTGGGGCGGCCGTTCAATTACCACGACTTTAGCCAGTACCCACTGGATGAGCCGTTTCCGGAGTTGGGCGACTTGGGGAGTAACGGGTATCGCGGGCATGCGGAGAACATCAAGCAGGTTGCTCGTGAACAGGGGCTGACGTTGCGCCAGGCGGCGTTGCGCTTTGCCAAGCCGTTTTCCAGTTTCGTCGGCTCGCCCAAGACCGTGGCGGATGAGATCGAGCGTTGGTTTGTGGAGGGTGCGGTGGATGGGTTCAATATCCACGTGGGCGCGCCGGAGGATTTTGCGCGGTTTACCGATCAGGTATTGCCGTTGTTGCGGGAGCGGGGGTTGTTTCGCAGTGAGTACAGTCACAGCACGTTGCGGGGGCATTTGGGGTTGCCGGTGCCGGTGAATCGGTATGCGGTGGGGCGGGTGGCTTAG
- a CDS encoding OmpA family protein: MRAIFFIPVLSALSLAFAGCATPPENPQLLQARSQFSSLQQKPESNTLAAVETRIASNALDRANQVSLHDRTDPQLDQLAYLATQKIALAEQTIVGRKTDAQLDNIAVDRTQVQLDVRTAQLKALQAMKAQPTERGQVITFGDVLFDTGKADLKAGSQRDFQGLANFLVQNPERQVRVEGFTDSVGGDAYNQSLSERRAQAVARGLQRLGVGIERIAVIGYGKQFPVADNQSAQSRQLNRRVEVIVSNDASAVSARR, encoded by the coding sequence ATGCGTGCCATTTTTTTCATCCCTGTGCTTTCGGCCCTGAGCCTGGCGTTTGCCGGTTGCGCCACGCCGCCGGAAAACCCGCAATTGCTGCAAGCGCGCAGCCAATTTTCCAGCCTGCAGCAGAAGCCGGAATCCAACACCCTGGCGGCGGTTGAAACCCGTATCGCTTCCAACGCGCTGGACCGCGCCAACCAGGTGTCGTTGCACGACCGTACCGACCCACAGCTCGACCAGCTCGCCTACCTTGCCACGCAAAAAATCGCCCTGGCCGAGCAGACTATCGTCGGCCGCAAGACCGATGCCCAGCTCGACAACATCGCGGTCGACCGTACCCAGGTGCAGCTCGACGTGCGCACCGCGCAGCTCAAGGCCTTGCAGGCGATGAAAGCCCAGCCGACCGAACGTGGCCAGGTCATCACCTTTGGCGACGTGCTGTTCGACACCGGCAAGGCCGATTTGAAAGCCGGCAGCCAGCGGGACTTCCAGGGGCTGGCGAACTTCCTGGTGCAGAACCCGGAGCGTCAGGTGCGGGTAGAGGGTTTCACTGACAGCGTGGGAGGCGATGCCTACAACCAGAGCCTGTCCGAGCGACGTGCCCAAGCGGTCGCGCGTGGTTTGCAACGACTCGGCGTGGGGATCGAGCGGATAGCCGTCATCGGCTACGGCAAGCAGTTCCCGGTTGCTGATAACCAGAGCGCACAGTCACGCCAGTTGAATCGCCGTGTGGAAGTGATCGTGTCCAACGACGCTTCGGCGGTCAGCGCACGTCGCTGA
- a CDS encoding DUF4398 domain-containing protein, producing MKMTSVSQRLRRSAWAVIVAGVLAGCATPQPPAVKISLARDAVGRALAAQATQFAPLEMKTAQDKLARMDQAIGEMKYVEVDALADQIEADASLAEAKANAVRKQQVLKQAREGIQVLKQEMLNAPATTH from the coding sequence ATGAAGATGACCAGTGTGAGCCAACGCCTGCGCCGCTCGGCCTGGGCCGTGATTGTCGCCGGGGTACTGGCAGGTTGTGCCACGCCGCAGCCGCCAGCGGTAAAGATCTCCCTGGCCCGTGATGCGGTGGGGCGCGCCTTAGCGGCGCAAGCGACCCAGTTCGCACCGCTGGAAATGAAAACCGCCCAGGACAAGCTGGCGCGCATGGACCAGGCCATCGGTGAAATGAAGTACGTCGAGGTGGACGCCCTGGCCGACCAGATCGAAGCCGACGCCAGCCTGGCCGAAGCCAAGGCCAATGCCGTGCGTAAACAACAGGTCTTGAAGCAGGCGCGAGAGGGCATCCAGGTGCTCAAGCAGGAAATGCTCAACGCCCCCGCGACTACCCACTGA